ACGAGCGCACCCCGCGCGGGTACTACTCGGGCGTCGCGGCGCTGTTCACCCCGCGAGCGCAGGCCGCGACTCCCGGCGAGCCGACTCACGATCTGGATGCGCCGATCCTCATCCGAACCGCCTACCTCGTCGACGGCCGGCTGCGCGTCCCGGTGGGCGCGACCCTCGTGCGCCATTCCGACCCGTACGGCGAGGTCGGCGAGACGCACGGCAAGGCCGCGGGAGTGCTCGGCGCGATCGGCGCGATCGCCCGCGACACCCCCGTGCCGATCGTGATCGATGAGATCGACGAGGATGCCCCGGCTGCCGAGCCGGTCCGTCTGGCCGACGATCCCGAGATCGCCGCGCTCCTCGAGTCGCGCAACGCACGTCTCGCCGCATTCTGGCTGAATCCGCAGGATGCCGCGGGTGAAGGCCCCTTCGCGGGACGCTCCGCCCTCGTGGTCGACGTCGAGGATCGCTTCACGACGATGCTCGCGCACCAGTTGAGGCACCTCGGCCTCGAGGTCGGGATCGTCCCCTGGAGCGAGGTCACCGACGCGCAGGTCGACGAGGCGGAGCTCGTCGTCTGCGGGCCGGGACCAGGCGACCCGCGCGACACGTCGAGCCGCCGCATCCGTCGCATGCACGATGTCGTCGCACGGCGGCGCTCCTCCGGCCGCCCCCTTCTCACGGTGTGCCTGAGCCACCAGATCCTGGCCGACTCGCTCGGGATGGACCTGGCGCCTCTCGCCCGCCCTCACCAGGGGCTGCAGAAGACCGTGGACGTGTTCGGCGAGCCCGCGTCGATCGGCTTCTACAACACCTTCACGGCGCGCGTCGCACCGGGCACGACGACGATCGGCGAGACGGAGGTCTCGGCCGATGCCCGGACGGGCGATGTGTACGCGCTCCGCGGGCCGGGCTTAGCGTCCGTGCAGGGACACCTCGAGTCGATCCTGTCGCGGGATGGGATGACGACCCTCGAGCGCCTCGTGAGCCACGCGCTCACGCCGGTCGGCGCCTAGGCAGCCCAAGGGCGACCCGTCCGGCTGGCACCGCTCAGCCGCCGAGGCGCGCGGCGATCAGGCGGCGCTCGGCCTGGTTCGCCGTCAGCTCCAGCGCGCGCAGGTCGGCCGCCGTCGCCTCGGCGTCCCGCCCGAGCCGGCGCAGCAGGTGCGCGCGGACGGCGTGCCAGAGGTAGTACCCCGACAGGTCGAGCGCATCCACCTCGGCGAGCGCGGCAGCCGTCCCCTCCACCTCGGAGAGGGCGACCGCCCGGTTCAGCCGCACGAGCTGCGATCGGTCGTAGCGGAGCAGCATGTCGTAGAGCGTCAGCACCTGCAGCCAGTCGGTGTCGCCCGATGTCGAGGCATCCGCGTGACACGCCGCGATCGCCGCGTGCAGCTGCCAGCGTCCGGGCCTGCGCAGCATCGCGGCCCGCTCGAGCGACCGGTGCGCCTCGGCGAGCAGCCGCCGGTCCCAGCGGGACCGGTCCTGGTCACCGAGCAGCACGAGCTCGCCGTCGACGGCTCGCGCGTGCTCCCTCGCGCGATGGAAGAGCAAGAGCGCGCGCAGGCCGTGGGCCTCGGCCTCCCGCGGCAGCGCCGCCGCGATGACGCCGGCCAGCCAGACGGCGTCGTCGGCCAGGTCGCGGTCCGCCGACGCGTCGCCTCCGGGCACCAGGTGCGCCTCGCTGTACATGACCGAGACGACGGTCAGCACGATGTCGAGCCGCTCGGCGCGATCGCTGCCCTCGGGAACCCGGATCGGGATGCCGGCGGCGCCGATCTTGCGCTTGGCGCGGACGATCCGCTGGCCGACGGTGGGCTCCGACGAGAGGGTGGCTCTCGCGATCTGAGCCGTCGTGAGTCCGCACACCGCCCGCAGCGTCAGCGCGAGCTGGGCGTCTGGAGACAACGCTGGGTGGCAGCATCCGAACAGCAGCGGAAGCCGCTCGTCGATCTCGCGAAGACCGGAGCCCACCGGCTCCTCGGCGAGCAGCGTGAGCTTTTCCCGGTACCGCTTCTCGCGCCGCATGCGGTCGAGCGCGTTGTGCCGGGCGGCCTGCGTGAGCCACGCGCCGGGACGGGGAGGGATGCCGCGGCCCCGCCACTCCCGCAGCGCCTCCTCCACGGCTTCCGCGACGGATTCCTCAGCGAGGTCGAGGTTCCCGAGCGATGCCGTGAGCGCGGCGACGATCCGCCCCGACTCCTCGCGCACGATGCGGGCGAGTGCGGCGTCCGGCGACGCGGATGCCGCGCCCTCGCGGGCGAAGTCGCCCGGGGACGCGGCATCCGGTGTCGTCACTGCTCGAACTGGCTGTAGTCGGTGACCATCGGCCGGATCTCCACGGAGGTCCCCGGCAGGTCGAGCATGGGCCAGGTGCGCGCGATCCCGATGGCCTCGTCGAGGTCGTCGACATCGAGAACGCTGAAGCCGCCGATGACCTCCTTGGCCTCGGAGAAGGGGCCGTCGGCGACGACGGGTCCTTCCGAGCCGTGCTTCACGGTCGTCGCGGTGGTGACCGGCTGCAGTTCGGCGCCGCCGTCGGAGATCTTGGCGTCGTACTTCTGGAACCAGTCCCAGACCCGCGTGTAGACCTCCTGCGCGCGCTCGGGCGGCACCGCATCGTCGAGCTCTGGTGTCGAAGTGAACATGATCACGTACTTCACGGTCGTGGTCCTTTCGTCAGGGGAACCGTTTCACCTCATCAGCGAACGGACAACCCCGATTTCGACACACGGCCGGAAAAAGTTCTCGACGTCCTATGGGCCCAGGATCGAGATCGGATTGAAGATGTCCGCGAGGATCAGCACGCCGCCCATGACGACGAGCGCGATGACGACGACGAAGGTGACCGGCACGAGCTTCGTCGCATCCACCGGCTTCGGCTCGGGGAGCTTGAACCATCGCGCCCACGCGCGCTTCAGCCCGTCCCACAGCGCCACGGCCACGTGGCCCCCGTCGAGGGGCAGCAGCGGGATGAGGTTGAACACGAAGAGGGCGATGTTGAGCGAGGCGAGGAGGCCGAGCATCCCCGACACACGATTGAGGATCGGCGCATCGGCGGCCGAGACCTCCCCGGCGAGGATCCCCGCCCCCACGACGCTGAGCGGCCCGTTCGGGTCCCGCTCCTGACCCGTCACGAGCGAGACGGCGGCGTCGTAAACCTTGACCGGCAGCTGCCAGATGATCCCGGCGACGGCGCCGACGTTCTCGAAGGCGGTCTGCGCGCCCGTCCAGATCGGCTGGCGCACGTACTCGACGGTCGGACGAATGCCGACGAAGCCGACTTCTGCCGAGGCGTTCTCGCCGGTCGCGCCCGTCGCGCTCGCCTCCACCGTCGCAGGGGTCACCGTGAGCGTCTGCTCCTCGCCGCTGCGCTCGACGACCATCGTCAGCGGTTCTCCGGGGGACTCCCGGATGATCGCGGATGCCTCGGCGAACGTGGATACCGGCGTGCCGTCGACCGACACGATGACGTCACCCGGCTCGATCCCCGCCGCCTCGGAGGGCGCAGGCGGGTCGTCGGCGGTGCACTGGGTGGAGCCGGCGGCGGGGACGCACTCCGAGAGCCCGGCGACCGTCGTGGTCGCCGTCTGCACGCCGATGCCGCTGAAGATGATCGTGAAGAGCACGATCGCGAGCAGGAGGTTCATGACCGGTCCGCCGAGCATCACGACGACCCGCTGCCAGACCGGCAGCTTGTAGAAGACGCGATCGTCGTCGTGGCCCTTGAGCGTCTCGTCGTTCGCGGCCCGCGCATCCTGCACCATCGTCGCGAAGAAGCCGCCGCCCGCACGTCCCTCGCGAGAGCCGGCCGCGACCGCTGCGCGCTCCTTCGGCGAGGGCGGGTACATGCCCGCCATCGAGATGTAGCCGCCGAGCGGGATGGCCTTGAAGCCGTACTCGGTCTCGCCGCGCCGGCGCGACCAGATCGTCGGGCCGAAGCCGATCATGTACTGGCCGACGCGCACGCCGAACTTCTTCGCGGGCAGCAGGTGCCCGAGCTCGTGGAGCGCGATCGACGCGGCGAGGCCGACGACGAGCACGACGACGCCGATGAGGAACGCGATGGCGGTCACAGCCCAAAGGTACTCGCGCGTGCCTTTGAGTTGGCCGTGGACGCGGGGCGGCCGATGAGAGGATGGGAGCGATGCCGACCGCCGATCCCCCGCACCGGCTCTCCGCCGCGGTGGCGTCGTCCCGGCCCGCGCGACAGGTGCGGGCCGTCCGCGGAGTGGCCGCGGCATCCGTCGCCACCGTCGTCGCGGCGACAGCGCACACGCTCGCGGGCGGCGGGCCCCCTCCGCCGGTCCTCGTCGCCGTCGTGATCCTGCTCGCCTCCCCCGTCGCCGTCGCCCTGGCCGGACGTTCACTCGCGCTGTGGCGCCTCGCGCTCACCGTGCTCGTCAGCCAGGTGCTCTTCCACATGTCGTTCGCCATCGCAGCGGGTGCCACGGGCGAGCCGGCCCCAGCGCACGCGCATCATCTCGTCGGCCCGGCGTGGGTGCACACGCCCACCGCCTCGGTCGCGTGGCCGCCCGCCCCGCTCATGGTCGCGGGACACGTCGTCGCGGCGATCGTGACCGTCTTGGCGCTCCATCGGGGGGAACGGATGCTGCGCGCTCTCGCGCGCGGCGTCCGGGGGCTGGTAGGGCGCGTGGTGGAGATCCCGACACCGGCGTCCCCGCGCAGCGTCAGCCCGGTCCTCGCCAACGTGCCGGACCTGCGCTCATCGATCCTCTCGTCGGAGAAACCCACGCGGGGTCCGCCGCGGGCCGCGCCCGTGCTCTGAGCGCGGGCCCTCGCGACCCCTCGACATCGGAACGGCCGCACCGGTATCCGATCGTCGTCTCTTCATCCGCACGGCGGGCGATCCGCCGCGCGCACCCAAGACGAAAGAACACTCATGAACCACTCTTCGCAGACCCCTCACCTCCTCCGGCGACGTACCGCCGTCGTCCTCGGCGGTCTCGTCGCGGGGGCAGCTCTCGCGATGGCGGCGCCGCTCGCGGCATCCGCACACGTCCACGTCGACCCCGCCACGGCGGAGGCCGGCACGCCCCAGACCCTGACCTTCTCGTTCGCGCACGGGTGCGAAGGATCTCCGACGTCGGCCATCGTGATCGACATCCCAGAGACGGTCGCCACGACGACGCCCGTGTCGCAGGGCGGCTGGACCATCCAGCGAGACCTCGGCCCCGACGAGCAGCCCACACGGGTGACCTTCACGGCAGACACCTCGGTGGAGTCGGGCATCCAGGCATCCGTCGCTCTCGTCATCACGTTCTCGGAGGAGGCCGCCTACTCCGACGTCGCGTTCCCCGTGACACAGGAATGCGTCACAGGCTCGACGGCCTGGACCGAGGTCGCCACGGACGGCGCCGACCCTGAGACGCTCGAAGCGCCCGCCCCCGTCGTCGCCGTGGGCGCAGTCGCCGAGGCCGAGGAGCATGGGCAAGGCACGGCGCCGCAGGGGGACTCCACGGACGGCGAAGCTTCGGCTGCGACCGCGCCGGCGGCGACCGACGTGAGCACGGCCGATCCCGTCGCCCGCGGGATGGCCGGTGGCGCACTCGTCGCCGGCCTCGCCGCGCTCGTCGTCCTGCTCGTGCGCGGACGTCGCCAGGTCTGACGCACTACGGGATCCACCAGAACGGCCGCGGGTGGCGGCCGGAGGTCGGCGGCGTCCGCCGATCGGCCTCCGTCCACACTCGCGGCCCCTTCGGATGGGCCTGTCGGGCGCTCGATGAGAGGATTGATGGGCCATGCCGACAGACACCCCCTCGAACCTGCCGCCCGTCCTCCGCCCCGAGAACCCGCCCGCCCGCTCCCTCGCCGACCTCGCGGAGCGGTTCGCCCGTGAGGTGCGAGGCGACGTCAGCGGACTGCAGCTCACCGGCGTGACCCTCGCGACCGCGGATCTGCGCCGGGGCGAGGCGTTCGTCGCCATCCAGGGCGTCAACCGCCACGGCGCCGAGTTCGCCCCCGTCGCCGCCGAGAAGGGCGCCGTCGCGATCGTGACGGATGCCGCCGGAGCAGACCTCGCCGAGCAGGCCCGCCTTCCCGTCGTGGTCGTCGACGACCCCCGGGCGCTCCTCGGCGAGCTGTCGGCGTGGGTCTACGGCACCGGTCCCGGCGACGACATCCCGCTCCTTTTCGGCACGACCGGCACCAACGGCAAGACGAGCGTCTCGCACCTGCTGGACGGCATCCTCGAGCAGCTCGGCGTCGTGACGGGGCTGTCCTCGACCGCCGAGCGGCACATCGCGGGCGAGGTCATCGTGTCGAGGCTCACGACGCCCGAGGCATCCGAGTTCCACGCCCTCCTCGCGCTCATGCGGGAGCGGGGAGTCGAGGCCGTCGCGGTGGAGGTGAGCGCACAGGCGCTCAGCCGCCACCGCGTCGACGGCATCGTGTTCGACGTCGCCGGCTTCACGAATCTCACGCACGACCACCTCGACGACTACGCCGACATGCGGGAGTACTTCGAGGCGAAGCTGCCGCTCTTCCGCCCGGATCGCTCGCGCCGCGCCGTGATCTCACTCGACTCCACTCCGGGCTTCGAGGTCGTCGACCGCTGCGAGGTGCCGTACGTCACGGTCGGGACGCCCGCGATCGCGGCGGACCCGGATGCCGCGGCCGGCGCGGACTGGACGGTCGAGATCGTCGACGAACGCCAGTCCGGCACGGAGTTCGTGCTGCGCGCGAAGGACGGACGCTCCCTCACGACCGTGGTGCCGGTGATCGGCCGCCACATGGCCGCCAACGCGGGCCTCGCGATCGTCATGATCCTCGAGGGCGGCTACTCGTGGGACGACATCGTGGCGACGCTCGACGGCGGTGCCATCGAGGCGTATCTCCCCGGCCGCACCCAGCGGGTCTCGGGAGACCGCGGCCCGGCCGTGTACGTCGACTTCGGCCACTCCCCCGACGCCTTCGAGAAGACGCTCGCCGCGGTCCGCCACGTCACGCCGGGCAAGGTCGTCATGCTGTTCGGCGCCGACGGCGATCGCGACGCGACGAAGCGCCACGACATGGGACGCACGGCTGTCGAAGGCAGCGACATCCTCATCATCACCGACCACCACCCCCGCTTCGAGAACCCGGACTCGATCCGCGCCACCCTCATCGAGGGTGCCCGCCGCGCGCGGCCCGATGCCGAGATCCTGGAGTTCTCGCCCCCGGAGCGCGCGATCATCGAGGCCGTGAAGCTCGTCGGCGACGGTGACGCGATCCTGTGGGCGGGTCCCGGGCACCAGGACTACCGCGACATCCGCGGCGTGCGCGCCCCCTACTCGGCACGCGAACTCGCCCGTCGGGCGCTCTCGGCGGCGGGCTGGCCCGTGCCGGACCCGCACTGGCCCGTTCCCTACCCGAGCGACTCCACACCGCCGTCCGACCCCACGCGGCCTATCGACTGAGGACGCGGGTCACTGCCGCGCCGCGATCGCGCGATCAGCGGCGTCTCTCGCCCACGCTTCGGCGGCCGCGAGCGATTCACGTGTGAGCCCGGCCGGCGCTTCGTGCGCATCCACCACGCGCTGGATGGTCTCGACGATGCCCGGGAAGGGCAGGGTTCCCTCGTGAAAGGCGTCGACCGCCTGCTCGTTGGCCGCGTTGAAGACGGCCGGATAGGTGCCCCCAGCCCGCCCGACGTGCTTCGCGAGGCGGACCGCGGGGAAGGCCGCGTCGTCGAGGGGTTCGAAGGTCCAGGATGCCGCGACCGTCCAGTCGATCGGACGCCCGACGCCCGACACCCGGTGCGGCCAGTCGAGGCCGAGCGAGATCGGCAGCCGCATATCGGGCGGCGAGGCCTGTGCGATCGTCGAGCCGTCGGTGAACTCCACCATCGAGTGCACGATCGACTGCGGGTGCACCACGACGTCGATGCGGTCGTACGGCACGTCGAACAGCAGGTGCGCCTCGATCACCTCGAGGCCCTTGTTCACGAGGGTCGCCGAGTTCGTCGTGACGACCCGCCCCATGTCCCACGTGGGATGCGCCAGCGCCTCGGCGGGCGTGACGTCGGCGAGCGACTCGCGGCTCCGGCCGCGGAACGGCCCGCCGGACGCCGTCAGCACCAGCCGGCGCACTTCTTCGCTCGAACCCGACCTCAGCGCCTGCGCGATCGCGGAGTGCTCGGAGTCGACGGGCACGATCTGGCCGGGCTTCGCCGCGGCCGTGACGAGGTCCCCGCCGACGATGAGCGACTCCTTGTTGGCCAGGGCGAGCGTCCGCCCGCACTCGAGCGCTGCGAGGGTCGGTCCGAGGCCCACCGATCCCGTGATGCCGTTGAGCACGACGTCGGCCTCGACATCACGGACCAGCTGCTCGGCCTCGTCGGCGCCGAGCGCCGTGTCATCCACGTCGAACTCGGCGGCCTGAGCCTCGAGGAGCGCTCGATTCGAGCCCGCGGAAAGGCCCACGACCTCGAACCGGCGCGGGTTCGCGCGGATCACGTCGAGGGCCTGGGTGCCGATCGAACCGGTGGAGCCGAGGATGAGGATGCGCCGCACCTCGTCAGCCTAGACGGGGCGCCCCGCCGGAATGCGAATGGGCCCGCCACCGCGAGGTGACGGGCCCTTTCGGATCGAGGCTCTACTGCGCCGGCGCCTTGGCCACGGCCAGGATGTCGACGACGAAGACCAGCGTCTGACCCTTCAGGTCGGACTCGTTGATGTCGCCCTCGCCGTACGCGACCGAGGGCGGCAGGACGGCGATGACCTGCGAGCCCACGGTCTCGCCCGTCACGGCGTCCGAGAAGCCCTGGACGACGCCGCTTCCGACCGTGAAGGTGAAGGGCTGCTTGCCCCACGACTCGTCGAAGACCTCGCCCGAGTTCCACGAGACCCCGTGGTACTGCACGAGCACAGAGTCGCCGGCCTCGACGACGGCGCCGTCGCCCTTCTTGAGGGTGGCCTTCTTGAACTCGGTGGGGATGTCGCCTTCCGGCAGGGTGACGGTCGGGGAGTCGTCGGAATCCAGCTCGACGGTCGGCATGCCGTCCACGGGCTCCTGCGGCTCGCCCCACGCGGCGGACGGGGCGGTGCCGAGGACGTCGATGATGTACACCTGCGCGGGCGTGCCCTGGTCGGTCGACGCAGGGAACGCCGCGACGTAGCGCGAGCCGGGCTTGGCGCAGCCGACGACCTGACCCAGTACGCCGTCCGGCGAGATCTGCTGCGGCAGGAGGTCGTCGTTGTAGCCCTGCGCGCCGAGCTTCTCGCCCGTCGAGGCGTCATAGGCCGAGAGCGCGAACTGCACGAGATCGCCCGACGCGAGGGCGTCGCCCTTGCCCTCGTCCACGAGGGTCGACTGCAGCTCCGCCACATCGAGCGGCGAGGTGAAGGTCGCGGTCGACTCGGTGCCGACGGCACCGTCGATCTTCACGGAATCGGATGCCTCGCCCGACTTGACCTGAGCGGAGCACAGGTCGGCTGCCGCGGTGGCCGACGGCGACGACTCCGACTCCGACGGCGCGGCGGTGCAACCGGCGAGGACGAGGGCCGACATCGCGGCAAGGGACAGGAGAGCGAGCGAACGAGTGCGCACAGAAGACCTCTGAGAAAGGGGAAGCGGAGACTCCATCTTTCCCTAAGTTTCTTCTGAGCGCGCTGAGAGGAGGTCATGCGCGTCACGGAATGGGACCCGGAGTACCCTCGACGGGTGACATTCCCGGAGCCGTCCGCCGCGCCGTCCACCGACGGGGGAGGCTCCTGCGACCCGCATGGGCGCCACGTACGCGCTCGGCCGATTCATCATCACGCCGCTCGGCCGGCTCGTGTATCGGCCGCATGTCGAGGGCAAGGCGAACGTGCCGAAGAGCGGACCGGTCATCTTCGCGAGCAATCACCTCTCCTTCATCGACTCCATCGCGATCCCGGTCGCCGCGCCGCGGCCCGTACACTTTCTCGCCAAGTCGAGCTACTTCGACGGCAAGGGCCTCTCCGGCTGGGCGTCGCGCGAGTTCTTCACGGCGATCGGAGCCATCCCCGTCCAGCGCGGCGCCGGGCAGGCCGCACTGGATGCCCTCGATCAGCAGCGACGGCTCCTCGAGGAAGGCAAGGCCGTCGCCCTCTATCCCGAAGGCACGCGTTCGCTCGACGGGCGCCTATACAAGGGGCGGACCGGCGTCGCATTCCTCGCGTTGCAGACGGGGGCGCCGGTCGTTCCGGTCGGACTGATCGGCACCGACAAGGTCATGCCGGTCGGCGCCAAGATGCCCTCGCTCAGCGAGCGCGTCTCTGTGCGGTTCGGCAAGCCGATCGACGTCTCGCATCACGGCACCGCCGAATCCGGCCGCGCCCGTCGCCTCGCCACCGACGAGATCATGGCGGCGATCCACGCGCTCTCCGGTCAGGAGCTCGCCAACGCGTACAACGAGTCGCCGGCGCACGGCATCGACCGGATCAAGCAAGTCCTGCCGCACGAGCGCCGTTAGCCGCCGCGCGGCGGAGCGCTCAGGCGCCGAGCGCTCAGGCCGGCTGCGCGACCTCGATCTTCGGCTTGTGGAGCACGGGGAAGTTCACCGAGTTGGCGATGAAGCACCAGGCGTGAGCCTGCTCGTGCGCCTTCATCGCGGCATCCGTCATCGACGCATCCGCGACGGTCACGTGGGGGTGCAGTGTCACCTCCGTGAATCGGCCGCCGCCGCGTCCGTCTTCGATCATGAGACCGGATGCCTCGTCGTGATAGGCGACGACGACGACTCCCGCCTGGACGCACGCGTGCAGGTACGACAGCAGGTGGCACTGGCTCAGCGAGGCGAGGAGCATGTCCTCGGGGTTCCACTTGGCGGGATCGCCGCGAAAGGGCTTGTCCGCCGACGCGAGCATCGTCGGCTTGCCTTCGATCTCGATCGTCGTGGAGCGGTCGTAGTCCCGGTACCCCGTCGTGCCGGTGCCCCGGTTGCCCGTCCAGGTGGAGTGCAGACGGTATCGATGCTCGCCGAACATGCGCCCAGTCTTCCACGCGCAGGAGCGGCCTCGGCCCGGCGGTAGGCTGGCGTGGTGCCGCAGACCTTCGCCGCCGCAGACGCCGTCGAGCTCGCCGTCGTCGAACGCAGCGGCTTCGTCGAGTCGCGGCATTCCGGCGCTGCCGTCGTTCTCTCGGCGGACGGCGTCGTGGTCGAGCGCCTCGGCGATGTCGAGTCGCCGATCCTGCCGCGGTCGAGCCTCAAGCCGCTCCAGGCCCTCGCGTGCCTCACGGCGGGCGCCCCCCTCGAGGGCGAGATGCTCGTGCTCGCGGCGGCGAGCCACTCCGGCACCGACCGCCACGTCTCCGTCGTGCGCGACATCCTCGACGCCGCGCGTCTCGGCGAAGAAGACCTCGGCTGCCCCCCGGCGTGGCCGCTGGATCAGGCGACCCGCGACGAGATGGTCCGGGATCACGCCGAGCCTGCCCGCATCCGCATGAACTGCTCCGGCAAGCATGCGGCGATGCTCCTCACCTGCACGACGACGGGGTGGGATCCGCGCGGCTACCTCGAGCCCGAGCATCCCCTCCAGGTCCACATCCGCGAGGTCATCGAGCGTCTCATC
This genomic interval from Microbacterium sp. 4R-513 contains the following:
- a CDS encoding asparaginase codes for the protein MPQTFAAADAVELAVVERSGFVESRHSGAAVVLSADGVVVERLGDVESPILPRSSLKPLQALACLTAGAPLEGEMLVLAAASHSGTDRHVSVVRDILDAARLGEEDLGCPPAWPLDQATRDEMVRDHAEPARIRMNCSGKHAAMLLTCTTTGWDPRGYLEPEHPLQVHIREVIERLIGEKVSATAVDGCGAPVYAMSLMGLSKAIHRIGTASQTSPFALHRQAGTLVRAVRADPWAIDGPGRPDTIAIERLGVFAKTGAEGVLVMVAPDGTTVTLKMLDGSSRAATAVALRLLERAGALTSADVADAMQKLPLSVTGGGRDVGAIRPAF